From Selenomonas ruminantium AC2024, a single genomic window includes:
- a CDS encoding metallophosphoesterase, producing MDKFERLLVIGDIHGKWERFKSVYDKVGFNPEKDLIVFLGDYLDRGDAPVPVMEWVLEHYGQKNMIFLRGNHEQMFYDAFLEVQSGDGGKAFSMDSSLAMWLGNGGQITYEEIRKTGRKDKLINNWLGFVSKLHLCTEMVVNGQTYWFMHANCNPNRPLSEQDDVDLLWRRTLAERPSLHHGEQIIVLGHTPVQALGFEAKPQWLQNGRLVLMDTGSYLDSSRHLGAGKISCADLLSGEIYQSVV from the coding sequence ATGGATAAATTTGAGAGGCTGTTGGTTATCGGCGATATTCATGGAAAATGGGAAAGATTCAAGTCTGTCTATGATAAGGTCGGTTTTAATCCGGAGAAGGATTTGATTGTGTTTTTGGGAGATTATCTAGACCGGGGGGATGCTCCTGTCCCTGTTATGGAATGGGTGCTGGAGCATTATGGGCAGAAAAATATGATATTCCTGCGTGGTAACCATGAGCAGATGTTTTATGATGCATTTTTGGAGGTCCAAAGCGGTGATGGGGGGAAAGCCTTTTCAATGGATTCGTCCCTGGCGATGTGGCTGGGAAACGGTGGCCAGATTACTTATGAGGAAATCAGAAAAACAGGAAGAAAAGATAAGTTAATAAATAACTGGCTAGGCTTTGTCTCGAAATTGCATCTATGTACAGAGATGGTGGTGAATGGGCAGACATACTGGTTTATGCATGCAAATTGCAATCCTAACCGGCCACTCTCTGAACAGGATGATGTTGATTTGCTGTGGAGAAGAACTTTAGCGGAAAGGCCGAGTTTACATCATGGAGAGCAGATTATTGTGTTGGGACATACGCCTGTGCAGGCGTTAGGCTTTGAAGCTAAGCCCCAGTGGCTGCAAAATGGCAGATTGGTGCTTATGGATACGGGCAGTTATTTGGATTCTAGTCGCCATTTGGGGGCAGGGAAAATTTCCTGTGCTGATTTATTAAGTGGTGAAATCTATCAGTCGGTTGTATGA
- a CDS encoding DUF932 domain-containing protein — MKQGRSLEELGVELQRQRNVRQDFVADSRKLTFSTGEGGSKLSMDMGKELLEFGVNPLAHQQISTRLGIPLKYYQRMQRESPALLDANVNNWLQQTRDRRMLRVMDGNVRAFLSDRYRRLDNLELCAAVFPIIKDMKGAVIESCEITDAHLYLKVINRRMKAEVAVGDPVQAGFVISNSEVGLGHLTIEPMIFRLVCKNGMICKDFSQKKRHVGRQVENYDTAYELYSDETLAQDDKAFFMKVADTVRCAVDESKFMLTVGKMQEAMNIPLDHQPMQEVELLADRFNLTENEQGDIFRQLFISGDNSRYGLLNAVTAASQNAADYERATELERIGGEILALPVKDIAPIALPAGKVTPLRKELAS, encoded by the coding sequence ATGAAACAGGGCAGATCATTAGAAGAATTGGGTGTGGAACTTCAGAGGCAGCGCAATGTAAGGCAGGACTTCGTGGCAGACAGCCGCAAGCTGACATTTTCCACGGGGGAAGGTGGTTCAAAATTATCCATGGACATGGGCAAAGAACTGCTGGAGTTTGGTGTGAATCCGTTGGCCCATCAGCAGATTTCCACCCGGCTGGGGATTCCGTTGAAGTATTATCAGCGTATGCAGCGTGAGTCACCAGCTTTACTGGATGCCAATGTCAACAACTGGTTGCAACAGACGCGTGACCGGCGTATGCTCCGTGTGATGGATGGTAATGTGCGAGCGTTTCTGTCTGACCGTTATCGCCGGTTGGATAATCTGGAGCTTTGTGCTGCAGTATTTCCGATTATTAAGGATATGAAGGGGGCAGTGATTGAGTCCTGTGAAATAACAGACGCGCATTTGTACTTGAAGGTCATCAATCGCCGCATGAAAGCGGAAGTGGCTGTGGGGGATCCGGTGCAGGCAGGATTTGTCATTTCCAACAGTGAGGTAGGCCTAGGGCATCTGACGATAGAGCCGATGATCTTCCGGCTTGTCTGCAAGAATGGCATGATTTGCAAGGATTTCAGCCAGAAGAAACGCCATGTGGGCAGGCAGGTGGAAAATTATGATACGGCCTACGAGTTGTACAGTGATGAAACACTAGCGCAGGACGATAAAGCCTTCTTCATGAAGGTGGCTGATACCGTCCGCTGCGCTGTGGATGAAAGCAAGTTTATGCTGACGGTGGGCAAGATGCAGGAGGCTATGAATATTCCGCTGGATCATCAGCCGATGCAGGAAGTAGAGCTTTTGGCGGATCGATTCAATCTGACCGAAAATGAACAGGGGGATATCTTCCGGCAACTGTTCATCAGTGGTGATAATAGTCGTTATGGTCTGCTCAATGCAGTTACGGCTGCATCACAAAATGCTGCAGATTATGAGCGCGCAACCGAGTTGGAGCGTATTGGCGGAGAAATTCTTGCCTTGCCGGTAAAAGATATAGCGCCGATAGCACTTCCCGCAGGCAAGGTGACACCGCTTAGAAAGGAGCTGGCATCATGA
- a CDS encoding HAD domain-containing protein: MKIIFLDVDGVLNSMQDGYSIRLKTDSHLKLLQYIVRETDAKIVLSSSWRIGFTPASKNLLNRFKEYGLEIMDCTPELSSACRGDEIRKWLNDTEYSVENFVILDDEANMAEFTETNLVQTDTNVGLQENEAIRCVKMLNA, translated from the coding sequence TTGAAAATAATCTTTTTAGACGTGGACGGTGTGTTGAATTCTATGCAGGATGGATATTCGATAAGATTGAAGACAGATTCGCATTTGAAACTTTTGCAGTACATCGTAAGGGAAACAGATGCTAAAATCGTACTGTCATCCTCGTGGAGGATAGGCTTTACGCCTGCCAGTAAAAATCTGCTGAATCGATTCAAGGAATATGGACTGGAGATTATGGACTGCACGCCGGAATTATCCAGTGCATGCCGGGGCGATGAAATACGTAAGTGGTTGAACGATACAGAGTATAGTGTGGAGAATTTCGTTATCCTGGATGATGAGGCAAATATGGCAGAGTTTACAGAGACAAATCTGGTACAGACGGATACCAATGTTGGCCTGCAAGAGAATGAGGCAATCAGGTGTGTTAAGATGTTGAATGCGTAG